tatatagatatatattggtcgcatgcatgcatgccacAGCACAGCAACAACGTTTGGTGCTATTAGGAGTTCCCTACAAGCACTTCACGAGGCCTTTGCTTAAGGCTCTTGTGAAGTGTTTGGGGGAACTCCCAGTACGTGTCACCAAGCATTTCCAATGCAAATATATATGATGGTCATGTGGATAACATGATATATATGCACCAATGAACAATGTCTGGTGTTACCATGAGTTCCCTTCAAGCACTTCGCGTGAAGTGCCATTCATATTACTCCTTTAGGGGTTTTAGGTACAATGTGAAGTGTTTGGGGGAACTCTTGGTGATACTCGACATGCATCCGTGAGAGGTTGCTGATGCTCAACACTCATGTAAGCTTTCAAGATCCCAACTCTTGCATCATGGTTCCATATACATACACATGTGCTATGTGAGCTTATAGATAGGTTTATGTTCTTCATTTTTTACAATGACTAATATGCCACTACTTAGTGCTGCCCGAGACATATTCACTTTGCATTAGACATTCATGTTGAGTCAATATCTATACAAAACATGCAAAACTCCAGGTACTTTCTATGCCACCTCCAACTTAGGGTAAGCAGGGTGGAGCCACAGTGCCATAATATTTGTTCACATGGGATGACCCCATGGATCAAGTAAGATCGGCACAAGTAAGTTCTGCTAAAAAAAAGGTTGGCATATTCCTTGAATTTCTGGCTTGGCCGTAGATTAATTCCATCCGTATGATCAATGGCATGATTCAGTTTCAGTGACTTCCTGGCCCACGGCGGGAGAAAGGCCCGCAGCCCAAATCAGGCGATAATAAAAGGCCCATCAAAGGTGAGAGCGCGGGCAGCCCGCTGCTACTTGCGAACGCTTCACTAGGCCCTCTTGCATCTGTTGGTGATTGTGCTTTGTGATGCAAGACAAGCAGCAGGAGGCTTTCAGAGCAGAGCATGACGATCAGAGACGATGGGCGATGGCTGCATCGACTTCAACTCAAGAAGAACGGAAACTGCTATTCTCGTAGTGTCGTTGGATGGTCTCTTGTGCTGTAATTCTGTGCATGGGTTGCTCGTTGTGTTTGCTGCTGATTGCGATGCACTAATGCACATTAACCCTGTTATTAATCTGTCATATTGGTCCTAAACAGAATGCAGAGCGGTGACTAATGTGTTCCTTAATTGTAATTCTGTGGGAGATTGTCATGCAAACCATTCCCATCCGATAGCCTAAAACAGTCGATGCCCAACCCAAACCGGGGCCCTCCAAGACGAGCGAGCAGAGAACTCCTCGTGTCCACACGCTACGCCGGAGACGCCGCGCGAGCCCCGCGGCCGCTCATATAAACCTCGCCGCGACGCCTTGTCGTCCTCTCAGGTACCCTCACCCCCCGAGAGGCTCTCCCCCCGCCCTCCCTCCGCgtggccggcgccgccccccCGCAGCGTGATCAGCAATGGCCAACAAGATCGCCGTCGCCAGCGTCATCGCGGCGGTGGGCATCGTGGCCGTCATCGGCACGATCGCCGCGGTCACCGCCTCCAAGAAAGGGGGCGACAAGGACGGCGGCATGTCGGCCGGCGTCAAGCTCTCCACGGTGTGCGCCTCCACGCTGTACCCGGAGAAGTGCGAGCAGAGCCTCAAGCCCGTCGTCAACGACACCTCCAACCCGGAGGACGTCCTCCGGGCCGCGCTCAACGTGGCGCTGGACGAGGTCGCCGCCGCGTTCGAGCGGTCCGAGCACATCGGCAAGGACGCCAAGGACAACCTCACCAGGAACGCCATGGACGTGTGCAAGAAGCTCCTCGACGACGCCACCGAGGACCTCAGGGACATGGCCAGGATCAAGCCCGTCGAGGTGCTCGACCACGTCAAGGACCTCCGGATCTGGCTCTCGGGCGTCATGACCTACGTCTACACCTGCGCCGACGGCTTCGAGATGCCCGAGCTTAAGGAGGCCATGGACAAGGTGCTGCAGAACTCCACCGAGCTCAGCAGCAACGCCCTTGCCATCATCACCCGCCTCGGTGAGCTCCTGCCGGAAGAAGCAAAAACGGTGAACGCCACCGCTGCTGCCGGCCACGGCCGCCGGCTTCTTGGCTGGCAGATGGGCGAGGCCGAGGAGAAAACCAGCGGCCGCGGGCTTCTGGCTGTTGATGACAAGCTGAACGTGATCGCGGACGTGACGGACGCAAGCCGGCAGCTCCTAGCGGACACCTTGGACGAGATCGAGGCGCTGTCCGACGACGCGAGCCGCCGCCAGCTTGGCCTCATGTTCGCCAAGCTATACAGCAGAGGCACCAAAGGCGACCTCCTCTGGCGCCGCCGCCATTTGCTGAGCATGTCGCTAACCGTCATGGCCAATGAGGAAGATGAACGGCGCATGATCCATATGTCCAATCACCTGGACACCATCGCGAACATGTCCACGGAGATAAACCGCCACCTTCTCGCGGAGGAGCTTCCCGACGACCTCGATGGCAGGCGCCAGCTGCTCTCCAGGAGGCTCATGGAGATCAACGAGGTCGCCGACGAGGCCAAGCGGCAGCTCGAGGCGATGGACCAACCTGACCGGATCCTCAGCGCCAACGCGCACGGGGATCCCGAGGAGCACGCGGCCGACCCCTACCACAGGGTACTGGCCACGGACCTCGTCGGCACGTTCGATGGGATCGAGGACGGGCGCAGCGGGCTGAAGTCCAGCGACCTCCCCAAGTCGGCGCCGGCCAACCAGCGGAGGCTGATGCAGCTGCCCGGCGGCCAGAAGCCCAACAGGGTACTGACGACGGACCTCGTCGGCACGCCTGACGAGATCGAGGACGCGCGCAGCGGGTTGAAGTCCAGCGACCTCCCCAAGTGGGTGCCGGGCGACCTGCGGAGGCTGCTGCAGGTCCAGAAGCCCAACGCGGTGGTCGCCCAGGACGGGAGCGGTGGCTTCAAGACCATCACCGCGGCCATCAACGCCGTGCCCAAGACCTACAAGGGCCGCTACGTCATCTACGTGAAGGCCGGCACGTACAAGGAGTACGTCACCGTCCCCAAGAACATGGCCAACGTCTTCATGTACGGCGACGGGCCGACCCGGACGGTCGTCACCGGCGACAAGAGCAACACCGGCGGCTTCGCCACCATCGCCACGCGCACCTTCTGTAAGAAATCATATTGTACGCATGCATGGTTACACTACTGTCATCAATTTTGATGCATGAACGCATTTGGCTGGATCCGTACGTGAATGCAGCGGCGGAGGGCAACGGGTTCATCTGCAAGAACATGGGGTTCGTAAACACGGCGGGGCCGGACGGTCACCAGGCGGTGGCGCTGCACGTGCAGGGCGACATGTCGGTGTTCTTCAACTGCCGGTTCGAGGGGTACCAGGACACGCTGTACGTGCACGCGAACCGGCAGTTCTTCCGCAACTGCGAGGTACTGGGCACCGTCGACTTCATCTTCGGCAACTCGGCGGCGCTGTTCCAGAACTGCCTCGTGACGGTGCGCAAGCCCGGGATCAGCCAGTCCAACATGGTGACGGCGCATGGGCGCACCGACCCCAACATGCCCACCGGCATCGTGCTCCAGAGCTGCCGCATCGTGCCGGAGCAGGCGCTCTTCCCCGACCGCCTCAAGGTCGCCAGCTACC
The sequence above is drawn from the Panicum hallii strain FIL2 chromosome 7, PHallii_v3.1, whole genome shotgun sequence genome and encodes:
- the LOC112901574 gene encoding probable pectinesterase/pectinesterase inhibitor 58 yields the protein MANKIAVASVIAAVGIVAVIGTIAAVTASKKGGDKDGGMSAGVKLSTVCASTLYPEKCEQSLKPVVNDTSNPEDVLRAALNVALDEVAAAFERSEHIGKDAKDNLTRNAMDVCKKLLDDATEDLRDMARIKPVEVLDHVKDLRIWLSGVMTYVYTCADGFEMPELKEAMDKVLQNSTELSSNALAIITRLGELLPEEAKTVNATAAAGHGRRLLGWQMGEAEEKTSGRGLLAVDDKLNVIADVTDASRQLLADTLDEIEALSDDASRRQLGLMFAKLYSRGTKGDLLWRRRHLLSMSLTVMANEEDERRMIHMSNHLDTIANMSTEINRHLLAEELPDDLDGRRQLLSRRLMEINEVADEAKRQLEAMDQPDRILSPNRVLTTDLVGTPDEIEDARSGLKSSDLPKWVPGDLRRLLQVQKPNAVVAQDGSGGFKTITAAINAVPKTYKGRYVIYVKAGTYKEYVTVPKNMANVFMYGDGPTRTVVTGDKSNTGGFATIATRTFSAEGNGFICKNMGFVNTAGPDGHQAVALHVQGDMSVFFNCRFEGYQDTLYVHANRQFFRNCEVLGTVDFIFGNSAALFQNCLVTVRKPGISQSNMVTAHGRTDPNMPTGIVLQSCRIVPEQALFPDRLKVASYLGRPWKEYARTVIMESTIGDLIKPEGWSEWMGDFGLKTLYYAEYGNSGPGAGTSKRINWPGYRGIIGQAEATQFTPGVFIDAMTWLKATGTPNVMGFTK